The following coding sequences lie in one Pseudomonas svalbardensis genomic window:
- a CDS encoding ammonium transporter, whose product MDNLQSAVDSLVHSSNTLFILIGAVMVLAMHAGFAFLEVGTVRQKNQVNALSKILSDFAISTLAYFFIGYWISYGVTFMQPAAVINADHGYGLVKFFFLLTFAAAIPAIISGGIAERARFVPQLCATALIVAFIYPFFEGMIWNGNFGLQAWLLERFGASFHDFAGSVVVHAMGGWLALGAVLLLGPRNGRYREGRLVAFAPSSIPFLALGSWILIVGWFGFNVMSAQTLQGVSGLVAVNSLMAMVGGTVSALIVGRNDPGFLHNGPLAGLVAICAGSDLMHPVGALITGVIAGALFVWCFTAAQVKWRIDDVLGVWPLHGLCGVWGGIACGIFGQSALGGLGGVSLISQLIGTALGVVVALAGGFAVYGTIKAFHGLRLSQEEEYYGADLSVHKIGAVSHD is encoded by the coding sequence ATGGATAATCTGCAAAGCGCTGTGGACAGTCTGGTCCATAGCTCCAATACGTTGTTCATTTTGATCGGCGCGGTCATGGTGCTGGCGATGCACGCCGGTTTCGCCTTTCTTGAAGTCGGCACGGTTCGACAAAAGAACCAGGTCAATGCCTTGTCGAAGATCCTCAGCGATTTCGCCATTTCGACCCTGGCCTACTTCTTTATAGGCTATTGGATTTCCTATGGGGTGACCTTCATGCAACCGGCGGCCGTGATCAATGCGGATCATGGCTATGGGCTGGTGAAGTTTTTCTTCCTGCTGACGTTTGCTGCGGCGATACCCGCGATCATTTCCGGTGGCATCGCCGAGCGTGCCCGCTTCGTCCCGCAGTTGTGTGCAACGGCACTGATCGTGGCGTTCATCTATCCGTTCTTCGAGGGCATGATCTGGAACGGCAACTTTGGCCTGCAAGCCTGGTTGCTGGAGCGCTTTGGCGCCAGCTTCCATGATTTCGCCGGCTCGGTAGTGGTTCACGCCATGGGCGGTTGGCTGGCCCTGGGGGCGGTGTTGTTGCTCGGGCCGCGCAATGGTCGTTATCGCGAAGGGCGACTGGTGGCGTTCGCGCCCTCGAGTATTCCCTTTTTGGCGCTGGGGTCGTGGATCCTGATCGTTGGCTGGTTCGGTTTCAACGTGATGAGCGCGCAAACCCTGCAAGGTGTCAGCGGACTGGTGGCGGTGAACTCGCTGATGGCCATGGTCGGCGGTACCGTGTCGGCGCTGATCGTCGGGCGTAATGACCCGGGCTTTCTGCATAACGGCCCGCTGGCCGGACTGGTGGCGATCTGTGCCGGTTCCGATCTGATGCACCCGGTGGGCGCGCTGATCACTGGCGTCATCGCCGGCGCATTGTTTGTCTGGTGCTTCACTGCGGCTCAAGTCAAATGGCGCATCGACGATGTGCTGGGGGTTTGGCCGTTGCATGGTTTGTGTGGCGTCTGGGGCGGAATCGCCTGCGGCATTTTCGGCCAAAGCGCGTTGGGTGGGCTGGGCGGCGTGAGTCTGATCAGCCAGTTGATCGGCACTGCGTTGGGGGTGGTTGTGGCGCTGGCTGGTGGCTTTGCCGTGTATGGCACGATCAAGGCGTTCCATGGTCTGCGTCTGAGTCAGGAAGAAGAGTATTACGGCGCTGACTTGTCGGTGCACAAGATTGGGGCTGTGAGCCACGACTAG
- a CDS encoding DUF883 family protein, translated as MASIKAKTAQEILMNDFQTLVSDTERLLEHTATLAGDQADELREQIHDSLLRARETLKLTEDSLRERSKAAVTATEDYVQANPWQSVGIAAGVGFLLGLLATRR; from the coding sequence ATGGCCAGTATCAAGGCAAAGACTGCTCAAGAAATTCTGATGAACGATTTTCAGACTCTGGTCAGCGACACCGAACGCTTGCTGGAACACACCGCAACGTTGGCCGGCGATCAGGCTGATGAGTTGCGCGAGCAAATCCACGACAGTCTGCTGCGTGCCCGCGAAACCTTGAAATTGACCGAAGACTCCCTGCGCGAACGCAGCAAGGCCGCCGTTACCGCCACCGAAGACTACGTCCAGGCCAACCCATGGCAATCGGTCGGGATCGCGGCCGGCGTGGGTTTCCTGCTTGGCTTGCTGGCCACTCGGCGCTGA
- a CDS encoding phage holin family protein, producing MAIGESGSSATGPSSSPRRLGAAFLGLLHSHVELFGIELQEQKARTVSLLLFAGLALVFALLLLVGLSTLVLILFWDTYRLAAIIGLCVFYTLAAIFCAMRLSAAIFDESSPFHGTLEELANDRERLLP from the coding sequence ATGGCGATCGGCGAATCCGGCTCGTCCGCGACGGGCCCAAGCTCCTCACCGCGGCGCCTGGGTGCCGCTTTTCTTGGACTGTTGCACAGCCATGTCGAACTGTTCGGCATCGAATTGCAGGAACAAAAAGCCCGCACGGTAAGCCTGTTGCTATTCGCAGGCCTGGCGCTGGTTTTTGCCTTGCTGTTGCTGGTGGGGTTGTCGACGCTGGTGTTGATCCTGTTTTGGGACACCTATCGCCTGGCGGCCATCATCGGGCTCTGTGTTTTCTACACACTCGCGGCCATTTTCTGTGCGATGCGCTTGAGCGCGGCGATTTTCGATGAATCCTCGCCCTTCCACGGCACCTTGGAAGAGTTGGCCAACGATCGGGAGCGCCTGCTGCCATGA
- a CDS encoding EAL domain-containing protein: MIDGQPLACFQPFIDTATGRIAGVEALGRLRLADGQLASVGPLFADPRTPAIALRRLDRQIRDNALSRLHEAPSDWFLSLNISPRWINRLRQDQALPSLKQLSRHNVDPKRIVFEITELGGDIQRLTEVVARYRQAGARIAIDDFGAGYSQLDRVLALQPDILKLDMRLFQAAALGGPSSDVVKALAQMAEKTGCWIIAEGVETETQLSFALECGSRYVQGFLFARAQAGFFATDAFVERFAQLRQRYVQQKLDERGRLMIMRQQLSELMTILQAWAQAHAPLSALPQLDAFPWLLRFYQCDRHGTQLTPNLEWRNNGWEADNRYLGHNWSWRPYFYHLLAEGWDERRLTLSNTYRDATSNQYCLTAGQFFDHGERLLLIDIDAAGL; the protein is encoded by the coding sequence GTGATCGACGGGCAACCGCTCGCCTGTTTTCAACCATTCATCGATACCGCCACCGGCCGTATCGCTGGTGTCGAGGCACTGGGAAGATTGCGCCTGGCCGACGGTCAACTGGCCTCGGTGGGGCCGCTGTTCGCCGACCCGCGAACGCCCGCCATCGCCCTGCGTCGCCTGGATCGCCAGATCCGCGATAACGCGCTGAGCCGCCTGCATGAAGCGCCCTCGGACTGGTTTCTGAGCCTGAACATTTCGCCACGCTGGATCAACCGCTTGCGACAGGACCAGGCTCTACCGAGCCTCAAGCAATTGAGCAGGCACAACGTCGACCCGAAACGCATTGTCTTCGAGATCACCGAACTGGGGGGCGATATTCAGCGCCTGACCGAAGTCGTGGCACGTTACCGACAGGCCGGCGCGAGGATCGCCATCGATGATTTCGGTGCCGGATACTCTCAACTTGATCGCGTACTCGCGCTGCAACCGGACATTCTCAAACTCGACATGCGCTTGTTCCAGGCCGCTGCGCTAGGTGGACCGAGCAGCGACGTGGTCAAGGCTCTGGCGCAAATGGCGGAGAAAACCGGTTGCTGGATCATCGCCGAAGGGGTGGAAACCGAAACTCAACTGAGTTTTGCCCTGGAGTGCGGTTCGCGCTACGTTCAAGGTTTTCTGTTTGCCCGGGCACAAGCCGGTTTCTTTGCCACGGACGCCTTTGTCGAGCGCTTCGCGCAACTGCGTCAGCGCTATGTTCAGCAGAAGCTGGATGAGCGCGGTCGCCTGATGATCATGCGCCAGCAACTCAGCGAGCTGATGACCATCCTGCAAGCATGGGCTCAGGCCCACGCGCCGCTCAGCGCCTTGCCACAACTGGATGCATTTCCCTGGCTGCTGCGCTTCTACCAATGCGACCGCCACGGCACGCAGCTGACGCCCAACCTTGAATGGCGCAACAACGGCTGGGAGGCCGACAATCGCTACCTGGGCCACAACTGGTCATGGCGCCCCTACTTCTATCACCTGCTGGCAGAGGGTTGGGATGAGCGAAGACTGACGCTCTCCAATACTTACCGCGATGCCACCAGCAATCAGTACTGCCTCACCGCCGGGCAATTTTTCGACCACGGCGAGCGACTGCTGCTCATCGATATCGACGCCGCCGGGCTGTAG
- a CDS encoding deoxyguanosinetriphosphate triphosphohydrolase → MDWQTLLTRERLGKPLHSPEELGRSPFHKDHDRIIFSGAFRRLGRKTQVHPVTSNDHIHTRLTHSLEVSCVGRSLGMRVGETIRSALPDWCEPSDLGMVVQSACLAHDIGNPPFGHSGEDAIRHWFQQAAGRGWLDAMSEVERNDFLNFEGNAQGFRVLTQLEYHQFDGGTRLTYATLGTYLKYPWTAKHADSLGYKKHKFGCYQSELPLLEQIAHKLGLPQLEEQRWARHPLVYLMEAADDICYALIDLEDGLEMELLEYAEVESLLLDLVGDDLPETYRQLGPQDSRRRKLAILRGKAIEHLTNAAARAFVEQQDALLAGTLPGDLVEHMHGPAKRCVLNAKDMARKKIFQDKRKTLHEIGAYTTLEILLNAFCGAALEQHNGRTPSFKSRRVLDLLGNNAPDPHGSLHASFLRMIDFIAGMTDSYASEMALEMTGRSSH, encoded by the coding sequence TTGGATTGGCAAACCCTGCTTACCCGCGAACGCCTCGGAAAGCCTCTGCACAGCCCGGAAGAACTCGGCCGCAGTCCTTTCCATAAAGACCACGACCGGATCATTTTCTCGGGCGCGTTTCGCCGCCTCGGTCGCAAGACCCAGGTCCATCCAGTCACCAGCAACGATCATATCCACACGCGCCTGACCCACTCGCTGGAAGTCAGCTGCGTCGGCCGTTCGCTGGGCATGCGCGTTGGCGAAACCATCCGTAGCGCCCTCCCTGACTGGTGCGAGCCCAGCGACCTGGGCATGGTGGTGCAATCGGCTTGCCTGGCCCATGACATCGGCAATCCGCCCTTCGGCCATTCCGGCGAAGACGCGATTCGCCACTGGTTCCAACAAGCCGCCGGCCGTGGCTGGCTGGATGCAATGAGCGAAGTCGAACGCAATGACTTCCTCAATTTCGAAGGCAATGCCCAAGGCTTCCGGGTACTCACCCAGCTGGAATATCACCAGTTCGACGGCGGCACCCGGTTGACCTACGCCACGCTGGGTACTTATCTGAAGTACCCATGGACGGCAAAACACGCGGATTCTCTGGGCTACAAAAAACACAAGTTCGGCTGCTATCAGAGCGAATTGCCGCTTCTGGAACAAATCGCCCATAAACTCGGCCTGCCGCAACTCGAGGAACAGCGTTGGGCGCGCCATCCGCTGGTGTATCTGATGGAGGCTGCCGATGACATCTGCTACGCGCTGATCGATCTGGAAGACGGTCTGGAAATGGAGTTGCTGGAATACGCCGAAGTCGAGTCCCTGTTGCTGGACCTTGTGGGTGACGATCTGCCGGAAACCTATCGCCAGCTCGGCCCGCAGGATTCGCGCCGGCGCAAACTGGCGATCCTGCGAGGCAAAGCCATTGAACACCTGACCAACGCCGCAGCCCGGGCCTTTGTCGAGCAACAGGACGCGTTGCTGGCCGGCACGCTGCCCGGTGATCTGGTGGAGCACATGCACGGCCCTGCCAAGCGTTGCGTCCTGAATGCCAAGGACATGGCGCGGAAAAAAATCTTCCAGGACAAGCGCAAGACCCTGCATGAAATCGGCGCCTACACCACGCTGGAAATCCTGCTCAACGCCTTCTGCGGCGCGGCACTGGAACAGCACAACGGGCGAACGCCGTCCTTCAAGAGTCGCCGAGTCCTCGACCTGCTGGGTAACAATGCGCCCGATCCTCACGGCTCATTGCACGCCTCGTTTCTACGGATGATTGATTTCATCGCCGGCATGACCGACAGCTATGCAAGCGAAATGGCGCTGGAGATGACCGGTCGTTCGAGCCACTGA
- a CDS encoding response regulator, whose translation MFKDDLRILLVEDHPFQLRATQYLLESYGFTQLTTTDSADGALQQMLKAVQPFDILLCDQCLPDLSGLDLVEFASHRGMIRQAILLSSLTSAELDELEKKANEHGLPLLGYLIKPLKQSEFRNLLTLASL comes from the coding sequence ATGTTCAAAGACGATCTGCGCATCTTGCTGGTGGAAGATCATCCCTTCCAACTCCGGGCGACTCAATATCTGCTTGAGAGTTACGGTTTCACCCAATTGACCACCACCGACAGTGCCGATGGCGCCTTGCAACAAATGCTCAAGGCGGTGCAGCCATTTGATATTCTTTTGTGCGATCAATGTCTGCCCGACCTCTCCGGTCTTGATCTGGTCGAATTCGCCAGCCACCGGGGGATGATTAGACAGGCAATACTGTTAAGTAGCCTGACATCCGCTGAACTGGATGAACTTGAAAAAAAGGCCAACGAACACGGACTGCCCTTATTGGGGTACTTGATCAAACCGCTGAAACAATCCGAATTTAGAAACTTGTTGACCTTGGCTTCATTGTAA
- a CDS encoding response regulator transcription factor, whose protein sequence is MNSVFIVDDHPVIRLAVRMLLEHEGYKVVGETDNGVDAMQMVRECMPDLVILDISIPKLDGLEVLARFNAMSTRLKTLVLTAQCPTLFGIRCMQSGASGYVCKQEDLSELVSAIKAVLSGYNYFPSQALNPVRCDDARFADLELFKSVNDRELMVLQLFAQGRTNKEIAKGMFLSNKTVSTYKKRLMQKLKAKSLVELIDMAKRNALV, encoded by the coding sequence ATGAACTCCGTTTTTATTGTCGACGATCACCCGGTCATCCGCCTTGCCGTCAGAATGTTGCTTGAACATGAAGGTTACAAAGTCGTCGGCGAAACTGATAATGGGGTCGACGCCATGCAGATGGTTCGCGAATGCATGCCTGATCTGGTCATTCTCGACATCAGCATTCCCAAACTGGATGGACTGGAGGTTCTCGCCCGTTTCAACGCAATGAGTACCCGCCTGAAAACATTGGTATTAACAGCACAATGCCCGACACTTTTTGGTATTCGTTGCATGCAATCCGGCGCATCGGGATATGTGTGTAAACAGGAAGACCTGAGTGAACTGGTCAGTGCTATAAAGGCCGTATTGTCAGGTTACAACTATTTCCCAAGTCAGGCATTGAATCCTGTTCGCTGTGATGACGCGCGGTTCGCCGACCTGGAACTGTTCAAGTCAGTCAATGACCGGGAACTGATGGTATTGCAACTCTTTGCCCAAGGCCGCACCAACAAGGAAATTGCCAAAGGCATGTTTCTGAGCAACAAGACTGTCAGCACTTATAAAAAACGCCTCATGCAGAAACTCAAAGCCAAATCCCTGGTTGAACTCATCGATATGGCAAAACGTAACGCGTTAGTGTGA
- a CDS encoding transporter substrate-binding domain-containing protein, with amino-acid sequence MPSRIKDYLTLMAAGLCLNTSVAAAQTVSENYTLMSRSMAGHQEVQLDKSQRQWIESKRELILGTSAPDYPPFDLTISGHDYEGFTADYAGILGKTTGLPIKVLRFASREDAIEALENGEIDLLGTANGFEAHNADIVLSTPYAVDQPVLVTREGETRSLTDGLSGLRLSMVYHYLPLKEVKAMYPGAIITSFPSYQNAINAVAFDQADVFLGDTISTHYMINKGYLNNIRMANFGKHEAHGFSFAVHKANPQLLGIINAILMAIPTNERDNIAKRWSAGSDMLLTDQKLQLTDNEERWLAQHPVVRVVVNEAFAPLTFFDSDGNFRGVTADLLELIRLRTGLRFDVRRSRSDDEMIEQIRDNKADLIAALLPSAQRESTLNFTRPYLQNSFVLLTRKAADSPTSLAQLQDKRLAIAQGNPLVDYLRSEFPRIRLIETPDTFSAVELLAEGKAEGAVNSLVIANYFISSQLFEQTLQISTTIGTQQAAFSLATGRDSKELNAILNKALLSIAPEELGIINSRWRGYSASSQSTWRNVYRVFYQVVIGAGVLLLISVAWNAYMRRQIKQRQAAERALNDQFEFMRSLVNGTPHPIYVRDRQGLLQSCNDSYLEAFCTRREDVIGKGVMQANMSNAFEAREYQADYQRVVAEGKSLILDRALHIGDRRLTIYHWILPYRDSSGEVQGIIGGWIDISERRQLFDDLRYAKERADEANRAKTTFLATMSHEIRTPMNAVIGMLELTLKRIDHEHPDRPAIDVAYNSAKDLLELIGDILDIARIESGRLSLSPERVNPSEIVASVVRVFDGLARQKSLRLLLEFRPANPGFDVLLDPMRFKQVLSNLVSNAIKFTEQGQVRIIVDLHPTAEPERVRMLLQVHDSGIGINEQDQRRLFEPFAQADHSGQSARGGAGLGLVISRSLCEMMGGSLQLSSQPGVGTQVEVSLHLATLPLKQKPETVEAQIRTTTTPLNVLVVDDHPANRLLMCQQLEFLGHRFSVAPDGQAGFQAWEAEPFDLVIVDCNMPIMNGYELARAIRRHEQKTHRPPCTVLGFTANAQPEEIQRCKQAGMDDCLFKPLTLIALSQWFEGIRPTVRDPAFSLQGLRLLTGGDPVLDQRLLTELLNSNRLDRQELLALSPSKEPQPFLDIAHKIKGAARIVQASRVIDSCEALEKACHEVFHHDEVADCSKAIERAMLELEQALQQQIGQNDKSRMTEP; translated from the coding sequence ATGCCCAGTCGTATAAAGGATTATCTGACACTCATGGCCGCAGGTTTATGCCTGAACACCTCAGTGGCCGCTGCGCAGACCGTCAGCGAGAACTACACCCTGATGAGTCGCTCGATGGCCGGACACCAGGAAGTCCAACTGGATAAATCACAACGACAATGGATTGAGAGTAAACGAGAACTGATCCTTGGCACGTCAGCCCCGGACTACCCCCCTTTCGACCTGACCATCAGTGGTCACGACTACGAAGGTTTTACCGCCGATTACGCAGGTATCCTTGGCAAAACCACCGGTTTGCCAATCAAGGTTCTGCGCTTTGCGTCCCGGGAGGACGCGATCGAGGCACTCGAAAACGGCGAGATCGATTTGCTGGGGACCGCCAATGGATTCGAAGCTCACAACGCTGACATCGTACTTTCCACCCCCTACGCCGTGGACCAGCCGGTTCTGGTGACACGCGAAGGAGAAACCAGATCCTTGACCGATGGCCTGTCCGGTCTCCGGCTGAGCATGGTGTATCACTATTTGCCGCTGAAGGAGGTCAAGGCCATGTATCCGGGGGCGATCATCACGTCCTTTCCGTCCTACCAGAATGCGATCAATGCCGTTGCCTTCGATCAAGCCGACGTTTTTCTGGGTGACACCATTTCCACCCATTACATGATCAACAAGGGGTATCTCAACAACATCCGCATGGCCAACTTCGGTAAACACGAAGCCCACGGTTTCAGCTTTGCGGTGCACAAGGCCAACCCGCAACTGCTCGGGATCATCAACGCAATACTCATGGCCATCCCCACCAACGAACGAGACAACATCGCCAAACGCTGGAGTGCCGGCAGTGACATGCTTCTCACCGATCAAAAACTGCAACTCACCGACAACGAAGAACGCTGGCTGGCACAACACCCGGTAGTGCGGGTGGTGGTCAATGAGGCTTTTGCGCCGCTGACATTTTTCGACAGTGATGGCAACTTTCGTGGGGTTACCGCCGACTTGCTCGAGCTGATCAGATTGCGCACCGGTTTGCGCTTCGACGTCCGTCGCAGCCGCAGTGATGACGAGATGATCGAGCAGATCAGGGACAATAAGGCCGACTTGATCGCCGCCCTGCTCCCCAGCGCCCAACGTGAATCGACGCTGAACTTCACCCGCCCCTATCTGCAAAACTCCTTTGTCCTGTTGACTCGCAAAGCCGCCGACAGCCCGACAAGCCTTGCGCAGTTGCAGGACAAACGCCTGGCAATCGCCCAAGGCAATCCCCTGGTGGATTACCTGCGCAGCGAGTTCCCGCGGATCAGGCTGATTGAAACGCCTGACACGTTCAGCGCCGTGGAGTTGCTGGCCGAGGGCAAGGCAGAAGGTGCGGTGAATTCACTGGTGATTGCCAACTACTTCATCTCATCGCAGCTCTTCGAGCAAACACTTCAAATCAGTACCACCATCGGTACCCAACAGGCCGCGTTCTCCCTGGCCACAGGCCGAGATTCCAAAGAACTGAACGCCATCCTCAACAAGGCACTGCTGAGCATTGCGCCGGAAGAACTGGGCATCATCAACAGCCGCTGGCGCGGCTATTCGGCGTCCTCGCAAAGTACCTGGCGCAACGTTTACCGAGTGTTCTATCAGGTCGTTATCGGTGCCGGAGTGTTATTGCTGATATCCGTTGCCTGGAACGCTTACATGCGTCGCCAGATAAAGCAGCGTCAGGCGGCCGAGCGCGCGTTGAACGATCAATTCGAATTCATGCGATCACTGGTCAACGGGACGCCTCATCCCATCTACGTCCGCGATCGCCAGGGACTGCTGCAAAGCTGCAACGACAGTTACCTGGAAGCTTTCTGCACGAGACGTGAAGACGTCATCGGCAAAGGCGTCATGCAAGCCAACATGAGCAATGCGTTCGAAGCCCGGGAATATCAGGCCGATTACCAGCGCGTCGTGGCCGAGGGCAAATCGCTGATTCTCGATCGCGCGCTGCATATCGGCGACCGCAGACTGACGATTTACCACTGGATTCTTCCCTACCGTGATTCGAGCGGTGAAGTACAAGGCATCATTGGCGGCTGGATCGACATCAGCGAACGGCGGCAACTGTTCGATGATCTGCGCTATGCCAAAGAGCGTGCCGATGAAGCCAACCGAGCCAAAACCACTTTTCTGGCGACCATGAGCCATGAGATCCGCACCCCGATGAATGCGGTCATTGGCATGCTCGAACTCACGCTGAAACGCATCGATCATGAGCACCCGGATCGCCCGGCCATCGATGTGGCGTACAACTCGGCTAAGGACCTGCTGGAGCTGATCGGGGACATTCTCGACATTGCACGGATTGAATCCGGACGGCTGAGCCTGAGCCCTGAACGGGTCAATCCAAGTGAAATCGTGGCCTCGGTGGTGCGGGTCTTCGATGGACTGGCGCGCCAGAAAAGTCTCCGGCTGCTGCTGGAATTTCGCCCTGCCAATCCGGGGTTTGATGTCCTGTTGGACCCGATGCGCTTCAAGCAGGTCTTGTCCAATCTGGTCAGCAATGCCATCAAGTTTACGGAGCAAGGCCAAGTCAGGATCATTGTCGACTTGCACCCGACCGCCGAGCCTGAGCGGGTCCGGATGCTGTTGCAGGTTCACGACAGCGGCATAGGGATCAACGAACAGGATCAGCGGCGGCTGTTCGAACCTTTCGCCCAGGCCGATCACTCCGGGCAGTCAGCCAGAGGCGGTGCGGGGCTTGGACTGGTGATCAGCCGCAGCCTGTGCGAAATGATGGGCGGCAGCCTGCAATTGAGCAGCCAGCCGGGTGTCGGCACTCAAGTCGAGGTGTCGTTGCACCTGGCAACACTGCCGCTCAAGCAGAAGCCAGAGACTGTTGAAGCGCAAATCCGCACCACGACGACCCCCTTGAATGTTCTGGTGGTCGACGATCACCCCGCCAATCGCTTGCTCATGTGCCAGCAACTGGAGTTTCTGGGCCACCGATTCAGCGTCGCACCGGACGGCCAGGCGGGATTTCAGGCATGGGAAGCCGAGCCGTTCGATCTGGTGATTGTCGATTGCAACATGCCGATCATGAACGGATACGAACTGGCCCGCGCCATTCGCCGACATGAACAAAAAACGCACCGCCCGCCCTGTACCGTGCTGGGCTTTACCGCCAACGCACAACCGGAAGAAATACAACGCTGCAAACAAGCCGGGATGGACGACTGCCTGTTCAAGCCCCTTACCCTGATAGCCTTGAGTCAGTGGTTTGAAGGTATCAGGCCAACCGTCCGCGATCCCGCGTTCAGCCTGCAAGGACTGCGTCTTTTAACCGGGGGCGATCCGGTATTGGACCAACGATTATTAACCGAACTGTTGAACAGCAACCGTCTGGACCGACAAGAACTGCTGGCGCTGTCCCCCTCCAAAGAGCCTCAGCCATTTCTCGACATCGCCCACAAAATCAAGGGCGCCGCCCGAATCGTCCAGGCGTCCCGGGTGATCGACAGCTGCGAGGCGCTGGAAAAGGCCTGCCATGAAGTGTTTCATCACGACGAAGTGGCCGATTGCAGCAAGGCTATAGAGCGCGCCATGCTCGAATTGGAGCAAGCATTGCAGCAACAGATCGGCCAAAACGACAAAAGCAGAATGACAGAGCCTTAA